The following nucleotide sequence is from Synechococcales cyanobacterium T60_A2020_003.
CCCGATTTTCCAAGCTTGTCCGTTGCGGTTGTTGATATTGGACACCAAACCACCGATTTTCTAATGATCGATCGCTTCCGGTTTGCGCGGGGGGCATCGGAAAGCACCGAATTTGCGATGAGTCAGTTCTATGACCAGGTTGCCAATCAAATTCAGGGAGCCGACAGCCAATCGCTTTCGCTGATTGAAGCGGTGCATAAACTGGAAGGGGAACGCTTCTATCGTCCCCGTGGATCAACCAAGCCCACGAACTTGGATGACATTCTGCCGAGCTTGCGTAAGAGCTTTGCTCGCGAACTGAGCGATCGCCTAATTAGCTGGTTGCCAGAGCGGGTGAGTGATGTGGTCGTAACGGGCGGCGGCGGTGAATTTTTCTGGAATGATCTGCGTCCATTGCTGCGGGATGCCAAGCTCCGAAGCCATCTCGCCAAGCCGTCTCGAACCGCGAACGCCCTTGGGCAGTACATCTACGGCGAGACGCAGCTTGCGTTGATCCAAAATCAGTTGGCGACTAGCCAAGCCTCATGAGCAGTACAATCTCGGAGCTGAGCCACACCGTTGCATTTGGTCGCTCAAAAGCCGATTTAGCCTTACTTAAGGCGATTAAAAAGCACTTGAGCGATCACCCTGACAGCAGCTTTAACGAGTTGTGTAAGGATGCACTGCGCCATTTTTTGATGGCGACCGAACAACCTGCCGCCCTGACTCTGCTCCTAGATCTGCAGCAGCAGCTTACCGAACTTCAGATTCAGATCGAAGCGGTCGAGGACAAGGTGGCTGCCCATCATTCGCAGCTTCTAGCCCACAGCGAGAGAAGCGTTATGGATTTAGGGCAGCGTTTAGAGAAAGTGGAGGAGCATCTCTATCCAGAACGCTGTAAGCCTGCGGAGCCTGTGGTCGAAAAAGAACCCGATCCCCTGATTATGCGAATGTCGAAGCTGATTGAGGAGTTTTAGGTTCCGAATCTAGGGAATGAAGGCCGAAATTCAAGTGAGATAGGCGATCGCTCTCCCGCGCAGACGGTAGGGGCGATCGCCATTTCTCCCTATGATTTAAAGTGCGTATCCGTTCCAAAACACGGTGTTACTAGGGAGACACCATTTGAAAGTTTGACGTGGATTGGGAAAGTTCGATTTCCTCTGGTGACATGAATTCCTCAATGGCTTCAAATAGGGGGGACGATAGATAGCGTTCACCCGTATCGGGCAACATGCAAAGAATCACTGAATCTGGTTCTGCTTTCTTAGCAACTTTGAGGGCTGCTGCAAAGGTCGCTCCCCCGGAGATTCCGGTAATGATACCTTCCTGTTGCGCCAGTTTTTTTGACCATTCAATGCCCTCGGCTCCAGAGACCGGAATGAGTTCGTCAAAGTAATGCTGATCAATCGCTTCTTGCAGCACATAGGGAATAAAATCGGGTGCCCATCCCTGGATCGGGTGAGATTGAAAGGCCGCATGGCTGACCGCAGGCGAGTGGTCTGGGTTGCGTTCCTGGGCAATGCCAGATCCCACAATCGGGGGCATTGCTGGGTTCGCTAAGAATAATTGTACCTGGTCACCGCAATAAGAATTGTTAATGAGAATGGCTGAAGCAGCTACA
It contains:
- a CDS encoding pyridoxal-phosphate dependent enzyme; this translates as VAASAILINNSYCGDQVQLFLANPAMPPIVGSGIAQERNPDHSPAVSHAAFQSHPIQGWAPDFIPYVLQEAIDQHYFDELIPVSGAEGIEWSKKLAQQEGIITGISGGATFAAALKVAKKAEPDSVILCMLPDTGERYLSSPLFEAIEEFMSPEEIELSQSTSNFQMVSP